From the Ctenopharyngodon idella isolate HZGC_01 chromosome 3, HZGC01, whole genome shotgun sequence genome, one window contains:
- the LOC127509188 gene encoding UNC93-like protein MFSD11 isoform X2: MFLSGILYSGYIAVFIIPSTWSFYFTSVVIGIGAAMLWTAQGHFLVENSDASTINRNTGLFWALLQCSMLFGNLYVYFDWKGKTEISDKDRKIMFTALLVISALGTLSFLALRKVCQLEEALSEEEGQSLLSARLIYKQRATSAVSEAKTEFKTIVEIFKSKTILLLSFCMAYSGLELSFYSGVYGTCIGATTHFGDAAKGLIGISGIVVGIGEIIGGGLFGLVLKNNRFRRTSVVFLGMVVHFVAFYLIFLNIPDDAPVVLQTSSQHKPYLAPSVSIALLCSFLLGLGDSCFNTQLYSILGRAYAEQSAPAFAIFKFIQSIFAAVAFFYSGYILLTWQLLVMVIMGFIGTLCFFMVERMQNMSADTQEY, encoded by the exons ATGTTCTTGAGTGGAATTCTTTATAG TGGTTATATAGCTGTATTCATCATTCCATCCACATGGTCCTTTTATTTTACATCAGTGGTAATTGGCATTGGAGCAGCCA TGCTTTGGACAGCTCAAGGGCACTTTCTAGTGGAGAACTCTGATGCTTCTACCATCAACAGGAACACAGGATTATTTTGGGCTTTACTGCAGTGCAG tATGTTGTTTGGCAATCTGTACGTTTATTTTGATTGGAAAGGAAAAACTGAAATTTCAG ataaAGACAGAAAGATCATGTTTACGGCTCTGCTGGTTATCTCAGCACTCGGGACACTAAGTTTTCTTGCCTTGAGGAAGGTCTGTCAGCTGGAAGAGGCTCTCTCTGAAGAGGAGGGCCAGTCTCTGTTATCGGCAAGATTAAT atataaacaAAGAGCAACATCTGCTGTGTCGGAAGCTAAAACAGAGTTTA aGACAATTGTGGAAATCTTCAAATCAAAAACCATACTGTTATTAAGTTTCTGCATGGCTTACAGTG GTTTGGAGCTGTCATTTTACAGTGGCGTTTACGGAACCTGCATTGGAGCTACGACACACTTTGGCGATGCAGCAAAAGGCTTAATCGGCATTTCAGGCATTGTGGTTGGAATCGGAGAAATAATTG GGGGAGGATTGTTTGGCCTTGTATTGAAGAATAACCGTTTCAGGCGCACTTCAGTTGTCTTCTTAGGGATGGTTGTGCACTTTGTGGCCTTCTACCTGATATTCCTCAACATACCAGATGATGCACCTGTGGTTCTTCAAACAAGCTCACAGCATAAACCATATCTGGCACCAAG CGTGTCCATAGCCCTGCTGTGCAGCTTCTTGCTGGGTCTTGGAGACAGCTGTTTCAACACTCAACTCTACAGCATTCTGGGCCGGGCGTATGCTGAGCAGAGTGCACCAGCCTTTGCTATATTTAAGTTCATACAG TCTATTTTTGCAGCTGTGGCGTTCTTCTACAGTGGTTATATACTGCTGACCTGGCAGCTCCTTGTTATGGTCATCATGGGATTCATAGGAACACTCTGTTTTTTCATGGTGGAGAGGATGCAGAATATGTCAGCTGATACGCAGGAGTATTAG
- the LOC127509188 gene encoding UNC93-like protein MFSD11 isoform X1 — translation MADIRTYNVVVLGIGFLFIFTAFTTCGNIEQTVVKSLNSTNFTGSGYHSLGIIYGVFSFCNVLAPTIVAIIGPRFTMFLSGILYSGYIAVFIIPSTWSFYFTSVVIGIGAAMLWTAQGHFLVENSDASTINRNTGLFWALLQCSMLFGNLYVYFDWKGKTEISDKDRKIMFTALLVISALGTLSFLALRKVCQLEEALSEEEGQSLLSARLIYKQRATSAVSEAKTEFKTIVEIFKSKTILLLSFCMAYSGLELSFYSGVYGTCIGATTHFGDAAKGLIGISGIVVGIGEIIGGGLFGLVLKNNRFRRTSVVFLGMVVHFVAFYLIFLNIPDDAPVVLQTSSQHKPYLAPSVSIALLCSFLLGLGDSCFNTQLYSILGRAYAEQSAPAFAIFKFIQSIFAAVAFFYSGYILLTWQLLVMVIMGFIGTLCFFMVERMQNMSADTQEY, via the exons ATGGCGGACATTAGGACatataatgttgttgttttgggaataggatttttgtttatttttacagcCTTCACCACTTGTGGTAATATTGAA CAAACAGTGGTGAAAAGCTTAAATAGCACTAACTTCACTGGGAGTGGGTATCACAG cCTTGGAATAATATATGGAGTTTTTTCATTCTGTAACGTGTTAGCTCCCACTATCGTTGCAATAATTGGACCAAGGTTTACAATGTTCTTGAGTGGAATTCTTTATAG TGGTTATATAGCTGTATTCATCATTCCATCCACATGGTCCTTTTATTTTACATCAGTGGTAATTGGCATTGGAGCAGCCA TGCTTTGGACAGCTCAAGGGCACTTTCTAGTGGAGAACTCTGATGCTTCTACCATCAACAGGAACACAGGATTATTTTGGGCTTTACTGCAGTGCAG tATGTTGTTTGGCAATCTGTACGTTTATTTTGATTGGAAAGGAAAAACTGAAATTTCAG ataaAGACAGAAAGATCATGTTTACGGCTCTGCTGGTTATCTCAGCACTCGGGACACTAAGTTTTCTTGCCTTGAGGAAGGTCTGTCAGCTGGAAGAGGCTCTCTCTGAAGAGGAGGGCCAGTCTCTGTTATCGGCAAGATTAAT atataaacaAAGAGCAACATCTGCTGTGTCGGAAGCTAAAACAGAGTTTA aGACAATTGTGGAAATCTTCAAATCAAAAACCATACTGTTATTAAGTTTCTGCATGGCTTACAGTG GTTTGGAGCTGTCATTTTACAGTGGCGTTTACGGAACCTGCATTGGAGCTACGACACACTTTGGCGATGCAGCAAAAGGCTTAATCGGCATTTCAGGCATTGTGGTTGGAATCGGAGAAATAATTG GGGGAGGATTGTTTGGCCTTGTATTGAAGAATAACCGTTTCAGGCGCACTTCAGTTGTCTTCTTAGGGATGGTTGTGCACTTTGTGGCCTTCTACCTGATATTCCTCAACATACCAGATGATGCACCTGTGGTTCTTCAAACAAGCTCACAGCATAAACCATATCTGGCACCAAG CGTGTCCATAGCCCTGCTGTGCAGCTTCTTGCTGGGTCTTGGAGACAGCTGTTTCAACACTCAACTCTACAGCATTCTGGGCCGGGCGTATGCTGAGCAGAGTGCACCAGCCTTTGCTATATTTAAGTTCATACAG TCTATTTTTGCAGCTGTGGCGTTCTTCTACAGTGGTTATATACTGCTGACCTGGCAGCTCCTTGTTATGGTCATCATGGGATTCATAGGAACACTCTGTTTTTTCATGGTGGAGAGGATGCAGAATATGTCAGCTGATACGCAGGAGTATTAG
- the ubfd1 gene encoding ubiquitin domain-containing protein UBFD1 — protein sequence MAAQDGSEVVGMEAEVTQKVPEVLCEAAGQGDAAGTEQASPTDGESTSAQTAAVSNGEESDEGKEMVEVKIIWNKNKYDLKIPLDSTGAKLKEKIHTLTGLPPAMQKVMYKGLLPEDKTLREIKVTNGAKIMVVGSTINDVLAVNTPKEVIQQEVKAEENKKEPLCRQKQHRKVLDKGKPDDVMPSIKGAKERLPTVPLSGMYNKSGGKVRLTFKLEQDQLWIGTKERTEKIPMGSIKNVVTEPIEGHEDYHMMAFQLGPTEASQYWVYWVPAQFVDAIKDTVLGKWQYF from the exons ATGGCGGCGCAGGATG GAAGTGAGGTAGTAGGAATGGAGGCTGAGGTCACGCAGAAGGTACCAGAAGTGTTGTGTGAAGCTGCTGGACAAGGAGATGCAGCCGGGACTGAACAAGCATCTCCTACCGATGGTGAAAGCACGTCAGCTCAGACTGCTGCTGTCAGCAACGGAGAGGAAAGTGACGAGGGGAAAGAGATGGTGGAAGTGAAAATCATttggaacaaaaacaaatatgatCTTAAAATTCCTTTAGACAGCACTGGTGCTAAGCTGAAAGAGAAGATTCACACTCTCACTG GTCTTCCACCCGCTATGCAGAAAGTGATGTACAAAGGATTGCTACCAGAGGACAAGACGCTTCGAGAAATCAAAGTTACAAATGGTGCAAAGATTATGGTGGTTGGATCAACAATAAATGATGTACTAGCTGTAAATACACCGAAAGAAGTTATTCAGCAAGAGGTTAAAGCTGAGGAGAACAAAAAGGAGCCATTGTGCAGGCAAAAG CAACATAGAAAAGTTTTGGACAAAGGAAAACCAGACGATGTTATGCCATCAATAAAAGGAGCTAAG GAGCGTCTGCCAACAGTGCCTTTATCAGGAATGTACAACAAATCTGGCGGAAAAGTACGACTCACTTTCAAACTGGAACAGGATCAGTTATGGATTGGAACGAAAG aaagaacagaaaaaatCCCGATGGGTTCCATCAAAAATGTTGTGACTGAGCCAATAGAGGGTCACGAGGACTATCACATGATG GCATTTCAGCTGGGTCCGACAGAAGCCTCACAATATTGGGTCTACTGGGTGCCTGCACAGTTTGTTGATGCAATCAAAGACACAGTTCTCGGAAAATGGCAGTATTTTTAA